Genomic DNA from uncultured Desulfuromusa sp.:
CCCGTCCGGATTCCGGCCACCTTTCCAGTCACCGGGTCGATTCCGTTATTCAAAGTAATTTCCAGGATTTTTGGAACATTGAGATAACCGGTTAAAACATAGGCTTCTTTACCAAAAGCACCAACTTCAATACAGCCACTACAACCTCCTTCGCGGGCATCCTGAAGCGATTTTCCCTGCCGCATCAGTTCAACGATATAGGTGTCCGGGTTGAAAATGGAAGGATAACCATGTCCCTGCCGAATGACCTTACAGGCGGCATTTAAAAACCGGTCTGGAGTCTTGCTGCTGATATGGACTGAATTTCCAGGTTGCAGAATGTGAAGTTCTTCCACCACTTCAAGCATGATATATGAAACTTCACTGACACCATCTTTGCCATCGCTGGTAATTCCGCCAATGTTAATGTTGGTGAAATCGTTATAGGTGCCGCTTTCTCGCGCAGTAATACCAACCTTGGGGGGTGCCGGATGGTTATTGACTTTGATCCAGAAGCAGCAGAGCAACTCTTTGGCCTGCTCCCGGGTCAGCGTTCCTGCTGCGATTTCAGCTTCGTAGAACGGTGCCAGATGTTGATCAAAATGCCCCGGATTCATCGCATCCCAGCCATTGAGTTCGGTAATCGTTCCCAGGTGAACAAACCAGTACATCTGGATAGCTTCGCGGAAAGTCCGGGGAGCATTTGCCGGGACCCAACGGCAGACTTCTGCTATCTCTTTCAGTTCTTTAATGCGTTGTGGATTCTGCTCTGTTTTGGCCATTTTTTCAGCGAGTTCTGCATGGCGCTCAGCAAAGACAATGGCCGCATCGCAGGAAATATCCATGCCTTTCAGCTCTTCTGCTTTATCGGTCGCCTCCGGATCGTTCAGGTAGTCAAGACCTGCTATTTCAGCTGCAATCTGTTTTTTGAAATCAAGCATCCCGGTGCGATAAATTTTCCCGTCAAGAGCAGTGTGACCAGGAGCTCGCTGCTCCATGAATTCGGTAAACAATCCGGCTTCATAAGCGGCCTGCCATTCTTTCGGGACATGGCTGAAGATTCTTTCGCGAATCGTCTTTCCCTGCCAATAAGGGATAACCTCTCTGGCATATGTTTCGATGTCCGCATCGCTGATGGTGTAGCGTTGCTGATCGCGAGTATTGAGGACCTGGAAATCTTCTACGCTGTGGCAGGTCAGCTCTGGAAACGTCGGCACTGCTTTTGGTTGAGGACCACGTTCACCAACAATCAGTTCATCATCCCCGAGATAGAGAGTCTTTCGTTGACAATGGTCGAAGAAGTTCAGCGCCCGGAGAATGGGGATAGAATACTTCCCGTAGTTTTCTTTATAGAAGGCGGTTTCATGAAGAGCGCGTTCGATAGAGAGGGTATGTTCTGTATTCACGCTCAGTTTGCGGAGGCGTTGGATGCGCGGGTTCATCCCCGGATCTGTTCCGTTGCTTGTTCCCGGGTAAAAATTCCCTTCACATGCGGGACCGCGTTCAGGGATTGTACTGGTCGAGTTGTTATCCTTCATGATTTTCCCCTTAATGCCTTATTTGTCGACGTCATAGTTTACTCTTTCCGATATTCAAGACGCAAGCTTCTCACCGGAGGTATTTGAACCCGTGAAAGGTCAGGCAGATAGAAGAGAGCAGATTATTGGCTGTGTCGGTTGCAGGATTTTTTGACCGCAAACCAGTTGATCAACAGAATCAGGGCTAAGCCGACGATACCGCCAATTACTGAAGTTCCATTTGAGCCTCCTTCTCTGAAGGCATCCATGAGGAATACTCCAAAAAAACAGGCCGCAATCACCATCTCCGCTTTTGGTGCCCAGATAGCTTGAGTGCGCCATGCCCAACTGAGGATATAGATATTGAACAACCCATATCCACCAGCGACATAAGAGAATGTTTTCAGCCATTGAGAAGCTTCGCTGCTGAAGTTAACGGTCACAGCATAAAAGACAAACAGAAAAGAGGTGATCACGCTGAACAATGCAAATCCGTAAAGGAGAAATTTTTCCTGTGTTTTCATTCTCTGACCCTGTATTTGAATGGATGAAACCTGATTGAAGAAAGATTAGCAAAAAAATTGCTGAAAAGCCATTGGAGGTTGAAGGAGGACTAAACCGTCAAATTATAAGTGACTACAGAATCTTGATATATCGAACAATGGTGCTTTAATTTTTACAGGAGGTCTGATGCGATTTATTCACTATAATATCTGTTATGCGACGGGTCCGAAGGTGCATGATTCGATGCGGTCTTCAGGCAGGAATTTGGCGCGGATATCGGCGTTTCTGCGTGAGCTGGAACCTGATCTGGTGGGTCTGATCGAGGTTGATCACGGTTCGTATCGCACTGGTGGGAAAAACCAGGCAGAACTTTTGGCGGATGCACTGGGGCACTATCAATCTCATTCGATCAAATACGCTGAAGGGTCCTTCTGGCGATATGTCCCGGTGTTGAGGAACCAGGGGAATGCATTTTTGACTCGAGGCCGGATCCGTAATGAAACCTTTCATTTTTTTGAAAGTGGCATGAAACGACTGGTCATTGAATTGGAGCTTGAGCACCTTGTCGTCTATTTGGTGCATCTTGCTCTTGGTTCCCGGGTACGACATCGGCAGCTGGGGGAATTGTATGATCTGGTGAAAACAACCCAAAAACCTTGCCTGGTGACCGGTGATTTTAATGCTCTTTGGGGTGAGCATGAAATCAACCTGTTTCTGGCTGCCACTGGACTGCAAAATGCCAACAGTGAAGGCTTGCCGACTTATCCGAGTCATAATCCGCGTCGACACCTGGATTTTATTCTTCACAGTCAAGAGATTGACGTGCAGGATTTTAAGGTGCTACCGGTGCAGTTTTCGGATCATCTGCCGCTGGTGATTGATTTTGACGTCAGAGTTGAAACGGATTTACGCAAAATTTCTCGACCATCCCACTGTTATTGCTATCCCCATATGGAAAAGGGCCTGATTGCGGTTGGTCGCAACTAAAGCTCGGGGTTGTGTTCTTTGATTATCTTTTGCTCAGAACGATATATTGCATCCGTTAAGTTTCAGCAGTTCTAAGATGCTGCTCAATAGCGAGCCCGTTTTTCTGAAAGACACCCTTGTCCTTGATAGTATATATAGGACTGAATTTTGTGACTCATTTTTAATAAGCCAAAACCAGTAAGAAAATGAGGAGGGTAAGTTTTCA
This window encodes:
- the hypD gene encoding trans-4-hydroxy-L-proline dehydratase, whose protein sequence is MKDNNSTSTIPERGPACEGNFYPGTSNGTDPGMNPRIQRLRKLSVNTEHTLSIERALHETAFYKENYGKYSIPILRALNFFDHCQRKTLYLGDDELIVGERGPQPKAVPTFPELTCHSVEDFQVLNTRDQQRYTISDADIETYAREVIPYWQGKTIRERIFSHVPKEWQAAYEAGLFTEFMEQRAPGHTALDGKIYRTGMLDFKKQIAAEIAGLDYLNDPEATDKAEELKGMDISCDAAIVFAERHAELAEKMAKTEQNPQRIKELKEIAEVCRWVPANAPRTFREAIQMYWFVHLGTITELNGWDAMNPGHFDQHLAPFYEAEIAAGTLTREQAKELLCCFWIKVNNHPAPPKVGITARESGTYNDFTNINIGGITSDGKDGVSEVSYIMLEVVEELHILQPGNSVHISSKTPDRFLNAACKVIRQGHGYPSIFNPDTYIVELMRQGKSLQDAREGGCSGCIEVGAFGKEAYVLTGYLNVPKILEITLNNGIDPVTGKVAGIRTGDPLAFVSYTELYRAFLQQLNFIIDTKIRVSNYIDRMFAKYAPAPFLSVVIEDCISKGKDYYDAGPRYNTNYIQCTGLGTVTDSLATLKKHVFEDQTFSMEHLLAAVSKDFVGEEFLRQTILNKTPFFGNDDDYADNIALQVYQDLLAAIDGKPNIKGETFHLNMLSTTCHIYFGKVMGATPNGRFAGKSISDGTSPSHGADTHGPSAVIRSLTKLDHTMSGGTLLNQRFLPSLLKRDEDIAKLGQLVRSYFTLGGHHIQFNIVDTATLYAAQEKPEDYKDLLVRMAGYSDYFNDMNADLQQEVIERTENEAL
- a CDS encoding endonuclease/exonuclease/phosphatase family protein, which translates into the protein MRFIHYNICYATGPKVHDSMRSSGRNLARISAFLRELEPDLVGLIEVDHGSYRTGGKNQAELLADALGHYQSHSIKYAEGSFWRYVPVLRNQGNAFLTRGRIRNETFHFFESGMKRLVIELELEHLVVYLVHLALGSRVRHRQLGELYDLVKTTQKPCLVTGDFNALWGEHEINLFLAATGLQNANSEGLPTYPSHNPRRHLDFILHSQEIDVQDFKVLPVQFSDHLPLVIDFDVRVETDLRKISRPSHCYCYPHMEKGLIAVGRN